One window of Mediterraneibacter gnavus ATCC 29149 genomic DNA carries:
- a CDS encoding phage tail sheath family protein yields MSKHGVFVQEEATALTAPITGSCSIPVVVGTAPVNMVQNPEDVINTPILANSAAEAMAALGYVDDFANYTLCQMMYATNNIYQVSPAVYINVLDPTKHKKALTETTATVSQMQAKISTKGIILKGLVVKAASATLTAGTDYTTEFDTDGSLIVNLIEGGKGASATSITVSGNVLDPSMITKADIIGAYNASTGKESGLEVVRQVYPKLGVVPGLIAAPGWSQIPEVGIAMSAKAANINGVFKAVALVDLDTTKATKYTDCKKTKEDSGFTSAFCYPTWPCVKVGDYVFAMSAVVAALIAYTDASNDDVPSLSPSNEMLGVTGTCLADGTEVTLDQDQGSTVNTYGVATAINMNGWKLWGNYTGAFPSSGDAKDIWLAVRRMFNWHGNNFIQTYFEKVDDPMNHVLIESIIDSENIRCAAYAPDKWAGAEMQYLASDNPITDTLAGKITFRQRIAPYTPAQEIDNILSYDTDMLKNALSGGGE; encoded by the coding sequence ATGAGCAAACATGGAGTTTTTGTGCAGGAAGAAGCAACTGCGCTGACCGCGCCGATCACTGGTTCCTGTTCAATTCCGGTCGTTGTGGGAACTGCTCCGGTCAATATGGTGCAGAACCCGGAAGATGTAATCAACACACCGATTCTCGCAAACTCGGCAGCAGAGGCGATGGCCGCACTGGGATATGTGGATGACTTTGCAAACTATACCTTGTGTCAGATGATGTATGCGACAAATAACATCTATCAGGTGTCACCTGCGGTCTATATCAACGTACTTGACCCAACAAAACACAAGAAAGCACTGACGGAAACAACTGCAACAGTGAGCCAGATGCAGGCGAAGATCAGCACGAAGGGAATCATCCTGAAAGGACTGGTTGTGAAAGCTGCATCAGCAACACTGACAGCAGGAACTGACTATACAACAGAGTTCGACACTGACGGAAGCCTGATCGTCAATCTGATTGAAGGAGGAAAGGGAGCATCCGCAACATCTATCACAGTATCAGGAAATGTGCTTGACCCGTCCATGATTACAAAGGCGGACATCATTGGAGCGTATAACGCATCCACAGGAAAAGAAAGCGGTCTGGAAGTAGTAAGACAGGTATATCCAAAACTCGGAGTTGTTCCGGGATTGATTGCTGCTCCGGGATGGTCACAGATTCCAGAAGTCGGAATCGCAATGTCCGCAAAGGCGGCGAACATCAACGGAGTGTTCAAGGCAGTTGCACTGGTCGATCTGGACACAACGAAGGCAACAAAATACACGGACTGCAAGAAGACAAAAGAGGACAGCGGATTCACTTCTGCGTTCTGTTATCCGACATGGCCGTGCGTAAAGGTTGGAGATTATGTGTTCGCAATGTCTGCCGTAGTTGCAGCACTGATCGCATACACCGATGCAAGCAATGACGATGTGCCGTCCCTGTCTCCGTCGAATGAAATGCTCGGAGTGACAGGAACCTGTCTGGCAGACGGAACAGAAGTGACTCTCGATCAGGATCAGGGAAGCACAGTGAACACCTATGGAGTAGCAACAGCAATCAACATGAATGGATGGAAGCTGTGGGGCAACTACACAGGTGCATTTCCTTCCAGTGGAGATGCAAAAGACATCTGGCTCGCAGTCAGAAGAATGTTTAACTGGCACGGCAACAATTTCATTCAGACCTATTTCGAGAAGGTCGATGACCCGATGAACCATGTGCTGATCGAAAGCATCATTGATTCAGAGAATATCAGATGCGCGGCATATGCACCGGATAAATGGGCCGGAGCAGAGATGCAGTATCTCGCAAGTGATAACCCGATCACGGACACATTGGCAGGAAAGATCACATTCAGACAGCGCATCGCACCATATACACCTGCACAGGAGATTGACAACATCCTGTCCTATGACACGGATATGTTAAAGAACGCATTATCAGGAGGAGGTGAATAA